TGAACATTACAAATGTATTAGCAATAATTTTAATCTAGAAAGTAACAATTTCTAAGTAACTTCACCTGCCTTCAGTACAATTTCCAGTAACAGCATTAAATCAGTATATTGCTTACATCTATCTGCTTCTCTTTTACCTAGCCGTAGTCTGTGCTCTCCCTTACATTCACGTCGCTAGCTGAACACTTCGATGTTGACCATTAGTTGAACTGCAACGAGGGGCTCGTCGCGACACCCTCCTCTCGTAAACCCTAGTCACGGGTCTGATTATCTGGAACTACTGACTCAGGTTTACTTTCGTCCAACACGTCAAGAGCCGCACTGCCGATGCTGTCGGCACTAACGCTTGGCGAACGCGTCCATCACGTCCCGGAATGACTCGTTCTACTCGACCACGGATCCATTGGTTTCGTTTAGATCCGTCGACGACCAATACTAAGTCTCCAACCTTCAATTCTCGTGCTTCCTCAAACCATTTGGATCTACGCGCTATGACAGGCGAATACTCCTTAATCCATCTATGCCAGAAATCGTTGCAAATTGACTGTGCCAGCTTCCAGCTACTTCGTAAACCTCCTCGTTGCAGCACCGGTTCagaaggcagaattatcagGCCTTCAGTTGCCTAACAGGAAATGGTTGGGTGTAAGCGACTTCTTGTCCGCCGAACCTATTGGAATTTATGTGAGAAGCCTCGAGATGATGATGAATTCTGTCTCGACCAGGATTGTCTCCAACGTCTAATAGTCCGGTTTCCAAGGGGCCTCGGCTACTGTACCCATTGTTACTTTCACAGAGCGCACGAGGCCCTCCCAAACTCCTCCCATGTGGGGAGCTGACTGTAGAATAAACGAGCACTTGGTGTCGTCACTCGTAAAGGTGGAAGTCAATTTTTTGCTAGCACCTTGAAAGCAAGTATGTACCGTTGTCACTGTAGATCTCAGCGGGTGGACCACGACGTGTCACGAACCGTCGAAGTGCCATGGTACACGATTCTGCGGAAAGGCAGTGATTACCGATTTTTACAGACATACAGTGTTTGGTCAAATACGATTCAATCCATTTGATAAAATCTCCGTTAAAACCGAGACGTGCCACTACTACAATGCTACTACAATCTGGtgattgattttatcaaaagcTGCAGAGAAATCAGTATAGATGGCATCTGTTTTCCATGACCGTTTTCCATCTCGCGAAAAATAGATGAAGTATAATATATCAGGTTCGTAACCGTTGATCTGTTGGACGTGAAACTGTGTTGATGCTCAGAAATGCAgcagttgaaattgaatgtcATGTAATCCAGAATTATCTTCTCAAGAATTTCGACGCCGCGCTTAAAGATGCGATTCCACGATAGTTTGAAACTACTTTTCTGTTCCCTTCCTTGAAGATTGAAAAAACATAGGATTACTTCCAGATGTCAGGGACTCTAGGATTTTCTCTAGGGATTTTCCTAAGGTTCTCAACTCACCGCCTCACCATGTATTTTTCATTAGAAAGATGTTTTCTATTTATATGGAGCCCGCGAGAAAATAAACGACCTCTTTTCCCCGTTAGCCCTTACGAAATTAGTACACGGGCCTCGAAACTTTCAAAGTGCTCTGAAAAATTGGAAACCATACAAACATCGTAAAATTGGGAAGAAAGTACGAGATATAAAAAAACTGCAGAGTTGATTTCGATAATCTTGTGTATGGTTCATGAGAATACAATGAAATGACCTCAAACCAGATACGTTAAAAGGACATCGTAATTAAGAATCCTCAGTGTACACCACGCATTCATCTAaaactacacccaaaaaacaaatctgacaattattgtataaaatctgggcatatacaattctgtaagctttttatacaaatattgtattaaaataatacaaatctgtattattttaatacaatatttgtataaaaagcttacagaattgtatatgcccaactattatacagtttctgtaaggttcttatgcagaactgtattaaaatctgccatcccctggttgggtgtagtGCAACGAATATAAAAAAACAACGTATTGACTAAATTACACCATTACTAGAAATCAGGTTCAAATTGAGTGATGTTATCAACAAGACAAATGAGCTGCAAAGGCATATAAAAACCCTTGGCACCATAATGTATGCAGTGTTCTATATCCCCTTAAAATATTATTCCTCACCAGCTGGGACAACGTTGGCGGTACAATTAttcgttaagaaaattattttgagctttttagtggaatgtcttcacttgtcataagacaagtttgtacagtcccattgaattccaacacttaattgtatcttgacagagacgtatttcgacctcaacagtaaggccgtcttcagtgtctcgtacttgacgtcaagtacgagacactgacgtcaagtatgagacactgaagacggccttactgttgaggtcgaaatacgtctctgtcaagatacaattaagtggtggaattcaatgggactgtacaaattcgtcttatgacaagtgacaatTATTCGGTTTATCAGAATTCTGGCCACTGTGCCCTACTGCATTGGTTTCCGCCCCAGCTATTGAATGATCTTGATTTTTTCTTGCGTTCCTTCCAACCATCTTGACTGAGCCGTTATCTAACCTCATCTTTATTTTCTCTTTTTCCATTACAGTCATTTTTCGGTCGGACGTATAACAATTTGTCATCGATTTCGGAATGCAAAAACAACGGTGAATGTGTCATAAATAAGAAAAATCGCACCGCTTGCAAGGCGTGTCGACTGCGCAAATGTCTGGTCGTGGGGATGTCCAAAAGCGGTTCCCGATATGGTCGGCGCTCCAATTGGTTCAAAATCCATTGCTTGCTCCAGGAGCAACAGGcgcacaaaaataataacaataacaacaatagTGTGACAAGCAATAACAACGACACGGGTAGCAGCAATAATAACGGCAATAGCAACAATGGAAGTAGCAACAACACCTCACCCGGCTTGCTGCCGAATGGGTTCCTTCCGAACAGCTTCCTGTCCAACCtttgcaacaataacaacaacaacgtGACGTTCAAAAAGGAAGCGAAGAGACCCAGTTCACCGAGTGATTCGGGGGCTTCATCCGCCGACCCGGAAGAAAGTTCCAGCTTTAAAGACCCCTTCCACGGGAGCAATCGTACGATCTCACCAAAAGTAGAATTTCCCGAAGTGACCCTAACCAAAATCAGTCCCAAGGTCAGCCGGACTTCGTCAACATCATCGTGCTCAACCACCACCACGACGGACAGTTTTCGACCACTGATGGATCGAATTTCCCCATATCTTCCTCACGGTCCCTACCGCCCCGAAGCCACCCCGTATTTCCCGATGCCCTTTGCCATGCCTGCCGTGTCCCTGGGCTTGATGGCCACCGGAAAATCCAGCCACGAGCAACATGAACCCATAGACCTGTCCATGAAATCGAAGTCATCGAGCTCGTCTGGATCTCCGCTACGATTAGGTTCAACCTCACCGCTACTGACAGAGGTAAACGAATCGAGGGATCTGCCATCGTCAGTGGAAGTTCCCCGCCCAGTGCCCCTGGATCTGACGTTCACTCGAACCAAACCCCTATCCGGGTGATAGTGATCTGTTCAACTCTATTCCCAATGTACTTGTTGTAAGATGTGATTGACTCTACTTATTATCTAATTAGGCTCTAGCAATTAAGAACGAGAACCCCAACACTTCACAGTGCCAAAATGTTGCCCATATTATTCACGAAAAAATATCCTCGCATTTGGAAGATGGAATAATTGGGCTTGAACCGGGATACGTTTTCCTACAGTAGTTTAAAATTCTAATACGACTAATACCATCTATGCACCATGGCCAGTTAACGCATAGCATTCGTTCATTTCATACGatggaaacaaattttaaatgccAAGTCGTTTATTCTCTCTAAGCCATAGTTAACGACACAGTGAAATGAAAGTTGTAGCCAGTAAGGGGACCAATTTGCCAGTTTTAGACTAGAACAATCGAAAAATACTCCATGaccaccagtttttacaca
The nucleotide sequence above comes from Armigeres subalbatus isolate Guangzhou_Male chromosome 3, GZ_Asu_2, whole genome shotgun sequence. Encoded proteins:
- the LOC134220103 gene encoding protein embryonic gonad, whose product is MNQQCKVCGEPAAGFHFGAFTCEGCKSFFGRTYNNLSSISECKNNGECVINKKNRTACKACRLRKCLVVGMSKSGSRYGRRSNWFKIHCLLQEQQAHKNNNNNNNSVTSNNNDTGSSNNNGNSNNGSSNNTSPGLLPNGFLPNSFLSNLCNNNNNNVTFKKEAKRPSSPSDSGASSADPEESSSFKDPFHGSNRTISPKVEFPEVTLTKISPKVSRTSSTSSCSTTTTTDSFRPLMDRISPYLPHGPYRPEATPYFPMPFAMPAVSLGLMATGKSSHEQHEPIDLSMKSKSSSSSGSPLRLGSTSPLLTEVNESRDLPSSVEVPRPVPLDLTFTRTKPLSG